The DNA segment TGCGGTCAGTGTTTCAAATCAATTAAAAATAAACGTGCAATTATAAAGTATTCCGGCTGATTCAAATACGGCTCGGTAACATTTGACAGGCAGGTTTTTGGTAAAAATACGCTTGGATAAAGAAAAAGATTGCTGGCTCTCTCTTACTATTTAGGCAAAGTAATTTGTCATGTCACGGCAATAACCTTACATTCCTAAGAGTGGAGCCTAAACGAAAATCAATAGGCATCGATTGACTATTAAACACGACCTAAAGTGATAGCCCAATTAACTTCCGATATCCAAAAAAAGAAATTAATCTTATATATAATTTTTGATTATCTAAAAGCGTAATGATTAAACTTTTCTTATTTTTCCACTTTAAAGAAGGGGCTGAAGTAGATTAGCCCTAAACACCACACCAAAGCCGCAAAGTTTTTAACTGCTGCTTTGGTGTCCCGAAGTTAAAACGAAACTCACATTCTTTCAAGAACAGAGGAAAAGATTTTCGGTCAATTCCGTTGTATTTGCGCAAGACACGTTTCGCCTGATTCCAAAAATTCTCAATGCCGTTGATATGGTTGTGTCGGTCGGCAAACTTTTTGCTGTGATTAATCCTGTGATGGTGAAAACCGCTGACATCCAACACGTCGTAACTGCTCAGGCAGTCCGTATAAACTACGCTATCAGGTGTAATTTTCCTTGTAATAACAGGAAATAAACTTTCCTTTCGGGCATTATTCACTACAACCGTATAAACCTTACCTCCACGTTTAAGGATACCGAAAACCACCACTTTACCTGCTGCTCCCCTACCGCGCTTTCCTTTACGCTTACCGCCGAAATAGCTCTCATCCAATTCTATAGTGCCCTCAAAAACCTGATCTGCTTCCAAAGCCAAATGATGGCTGATAACAAGACGGATTTTACGGTAGAAGAGAATAGCCGTATTGGGCTGAATACCCAAGATATCGGCAGCAGAACGTGCGGTTACTTCCAATACAAAATATTCAAGCAGTTTTCTTTGCAGACTCTTCTTTAACTTACAGTGGGTTATCTTCATTTTGGCAGCCTATCATGACTGCTAATCTACGTCAGCCCCTTAAAGAATCCATATCTGCCATAGAATAATATGGTCTAACAAATGATGTTTGGTCTATTAACTTGCCAGAAAAATTGAATAATAAAACATAATATCCTGCTTCAAAAGGACAAAGCATGAAATCTCTTACAATTAATAAATATCCTATTTCATTAAGATAAAACTCTTTTTCTATTTCACTATATTCATTTTTATTCAATAAGATATATTGATTCTTATCTGTAAAATACATATTAAAAGATTCATCAGTATGACTATATTCAATCCTAAATTGATGAGACTCTTGATAATCATTCATTATCAATTCCTGCACTCTTCTCAAAATCATTTATTTTCAGTTTACAAAATATAAAATTTTTACTTTTAAAAGGGAATAGCAACATTAGAAACAGAGAAATATATAATATCAACCATAATGAAAACGCAAGATTATTTCCTTTATATACGGTTGAGAAAGCGATATCAATGAAACTTGCCGTTTCCATAAACATCAGGATGCAAAAAGAAATAATCATGCTGAAGAGCATGAATAAAATACTTAATTTTCTGTTTACAAGGAAAAATATGGATGAAATAGAATTAGCTACAAGTAAAAATACAGATGCTATTATGATTAAAACATGATCACTCTCTCCTGATCCTTGCAGGTCTGATATTTTGTACAAATCACTATTTTCCAAATATGAATGTATGTATAATCCGCCCGAATCGTTTATAAATAAACTTAATATCGCTAAAATCAAGCTCATTAAAATGATTGAACATAAATAAAACATTAAATTATTTTTTCATTTCGCCGAATTTCTTTATTTCAAAGCATTGGCAGATGTAGTTGATGAAGAAGGCTATATCCACCATTTTATAACGAAAGCATATCAATAAGTAACTTTTCAGCCGATTGTTCAGCGTTTTAGTAACAGATAAGGCCGTCTGAAACACCAGCATTTCAGACGGCCTTTATGTTTTTACCGTACAACTTTTAAAATTATGTCGTAAGCGATTATTGTATTTTTATCATTTAATCATATACTGTTTGTCCGGTTTCAAAAGCCTGATGAAGCTTTGCCTCCGGAAGATGTATTTTTTGCTCTCCTTTTTCTAAATAAGCATCAGTCAACTTCAATCTGCCGTTAAATTTCAATTTTAGTACACCAAAGTCATGTGACGCAGGTACCTGCTCATTATTCGTTCGAGTACGACCAGGAAACTGGGTTTGGAATATGCGGTAGAGTTTATTGAGACTTTTATCATCGTATGTGTTCAGATATTGACCATCTTGCCATGCAGGTATATCAATCATGTTTAGCTTTATCGACCAACGTTTACCAGTTTCTTTTTCAATGACCCAAAACCAAATGGCGGTAGGTATAGCTTTAAGTGTGTTTTTAGCCTCTACCACCGCATCTTTGCCAATTACCGGTCCTTTTTCTGTATTAGCAAACTCTACATAATACTCTCCGTTCCATTCGCCACCATCAACTTCGATATCTAAATACCAAGGGTATTTAACCTGCATCTGCTTATACCATTCAGCGGAAATCTTTTTGTGACCAACCATATAGGTATAGTAAAAATTAGAGAAATCACTCATGGTACGATTGAGGTATTCTTTTCGGTTTTTCGGATCCAAATCGTATCGCAAACTGCTTTCCCAATGGCTGTTACCACTCTGTTTAGCCTCTTCAATTGTAGGAAATACCTGTTCAGCCTGCCAAGAAACCAACTCTTTACGGGCACTAGCAGTAAAAGCATTCAGCGTTACCCAACCGTCAGGAGCAATAGCTATTTCGAGAGTGTCATAAACAGCCCGATCAGCAGTTGTTTCACCGGGTATAGTAAGATGAAAAAATTCCTTAGTCATCAGTTCCTTAATCTGTTCCGTTGGCAGCGGCTCATCCAACTGATAAAACTTATTTTCAAACCGGCTATAATATGTAAGCCCCAATCGCTGTGGCAGTAACCCAAAGCGGGGATTACCTCCCATCGGTATATCACCACGCCCCCAAGCTCCACCGCCACCATCTATACTACGTACAATCGTGCCATCGTTTCGATAAAAATCTGTGCTGTATTTCGAAGTCGCATAAATAGCATCTGCATCCAGACCTAAACTCTTATCTGGCTGATAGACAAACGTTGCATCAGCCATTCTTACTCCCCATGAGAATCCATTCATTTTTCTTACCTCATCAACACCCCAATACATAATGCCTATTAATAAATAAATTATCGCCACACTGCTTAACAGCCAATTTTTTAATGCGCCTCTAAACTTCATAAATGCTAACCCTGATGTGTTTTGCGATAGGGTAGACCATCTTTGAGCCGCAATTCATAGCCTGTTTCGTTTTTAGCTGACCAATGGATAAATCTATTACGAAATGCTTTAGCATAACTCTCTGGCAACGCCATATTAATTGATTGCCCCCAACCATTAGCAGCAGCACGCATAATTTTTGCCGGCATAGTATTTAATAAACTCTGAATTTCCTTGTGAGGACTTTGTTCAATCTTTTCAGCTTTATCTTTATCGAACTGTACATTGACAGCGTATTTTTCCGCCATCAATCTCATAGCTTTAAAGGGAACTTTGTGGTAATGATTGGATACGCTGCTGCGGGATACATACAAGGTAGCGGGAGTATAGAAATTTTTCCCATGTTCGTCTTTAATCGAGACCTGTGCTTTATAAGACGTCTGCTCATCTGTATAAAACCCCTGTTTAACAAACCATCTTTTCAAAAGGCTTGCAGCATCTCCAGAAGCCATGAAAGATTCCTTACTGTTATTTGGATAGCTACCTCCAATATCAGCATGAGCACCGTTGAGCGCAACTTCAAAGCCGAAGCCCTGCTTAACCGCACTTCTAATAGTAGTAAGCGAAAAATATTTGCGGTATTCATCAAGCGCCGTAATGTGAAACACTTTATCAGCATAACCACGGGAAAAATTCAGATGTAGTTCGCTAACATCTTCAAATAAATCTCGCTCGCGCTCAATCACTTTATATTCAGGAATCATCATACCAGGATGATAAGACGATACTGTATCAAACAACCCGACAAAGCCCACAGTAATATTGGCACTCTTCAGATTCCAGCCTTTAAAACGCTGAGGCTGGCTTTTAACCAAATGGATGAAATAGCGAGCAGCAGCAGCTCCCCGGCTGAAACCAAACACATTGAGCCTAATAATAGCAGGAATAATGGTTCCATGATCACCACGAACCTGTGTTTGAATCTTTTCAAATGATTGCTCAACTCTTTGCTTAATACCCGTGCTTCCACTCCCCATAGCAAAGCCTTTGGTTGAATCAGTGTAGAGCTTTCTCTTCTGCTCTTTACTCGCCTGTTGTGACTGAGCCGCGGCCTGTATTCTTTTACGATCCTCCTCATTAATGTCGTTTGCCCCCGTGCCTATGCCTTCAATATAGACCCAACTAGTTCGAGGAATCCTTCGAGCTCTACTGTTAAACAAGTGAGCAACATTAGAATAATCATTAAAATAACTCTCGTAATCATCCTTATCTTTGTTCGCATATTTAGTAGTGTTTTTTCTACGATCTTCAATGTTATAGAGGTTATTTTTAGTGCCATCAAAAAACACATTAACCGTAAGAGTGCTGCCCTGGACTTGGACTTGCGAAAGATTCCGCCCGTTACTGCTGGCATGACCCTGAACAGTTTGTCTCTGTTGAGGGGATTTTCCCTTTGTTTCAAATCCCATGTTTACTCCTTTCTAACCTATCCAATATTGGTATTTTGGGATAATCTCATTCAGCAGACGGTAGATTATTATGCCATTAAAAATTAAAAAAACTGCAACACTCCATTTGAAATAAATTTTATCGTTCATTTTAACAATCAAATAGCTGTTAATTATTAAAAAGGCAACATATTTACCAAATGAATCCCACATTGCTCCAACCATCAACCACGACATGACTTACCCTTTCGGCCTATCTACTTATCAACATGATCTTCGTTTGTATCTGCTTCGAAAAGCATATCTTCAATATTACTTCCAGTATAAACCCGGATGGCTTCACCCCTACTATTGGTAAATCCTCTATAAATTTCACCACTTGCCGTGGTAATTTTATAAGCAAAATTTGGAATAGGCTTACCTAATTCATCAACAAGCACAAACATTTCATCATTACCTGGGTTGGGCATTTCTGTTGGGTAATCCATTGAGTGGTTTCCAGTAACGTTAAATGGTGCTCTAAATCGTATTAAATTAGGACAGCCTATTTCTACATTACCATCTTTAATCTTTATATACCCCCCCCCACTAGTAAGCAGGATTTCTTTTTTAGCTGCAATAATTACTTTTTCTTCACTACTAGTTACTACAGCATCTTTCAAAGCATTCAACTGAAGTTCATCGTTTTGAGCCTGTATAGCAACCTTACCTCGATTAGCTTGGAATCTGGCACCACTATTTTGAGCAAAAAGATTGACACTTTCAGCAGCGTGAACAGTAAAGTTTTTACCAGCACTAATATTAGTGTCCCGGCCACTGATATGGTGAATATGTTTATTGGCTGTATGGAGTTGGCTTTGTTTTGTTACTGATGCAATCCCATTCGGAGCAGACTGAATAATACCCGCTTGCTTGAGTTCTTTTAAGCTGTTTTCTAATTGCTCTATCTGGGCTTTTGTTTCAGCTAGCTCACTTTTAGCTGACTGAGCAGCTTTATTCAAGCCTTGTGCAAGCCCCATCATTTCTTCTAATATGGCGTAAGCTACATCCATATCCAACACCTGTCCCGAAGCCTGATTTTGGGCGTCGGCACTGATGAACAAGCCTTTGCCCGCCCTTAGTGCACCCCAACTGTCGGTACGCAGCTCGAAGCCTTCGCCGTTGTCGCCGCGTTTTTGTCTCTGGCTGTCGACGATATGGCCGAGGTTGAGTTGGGTTTTGCCGTATTCGGTCGCCAGTTTGATATGCTCCTGCCCCTGTTTGTCTTCCATCCGCAGTTTGTTGTTCGCCCAAGTGCGGATGACGTTGCGGGTGTTCCAATCGGCAGGTACGTGGTCGGGGTGGGAGCTGTCGTGCATCACGCCACTGATGTAGGGTCTGTCGGGATTGCCCTGTACGAACGACAGCATCACTTCGGTGCCTTCGTGCAGCGGGAAGTGTTGGCCGTAGTCGGGGCCGGCATAGGGTTTGGCCAGGCGGATGGGACGGCTTTCTCCGCCCGGGCTCCATTCGTCGAGGTCGAACGGCAGTTTGACGCGGTAGCGCCCCATGTTGTCGATATAGGCGTATGTGTAGTTGCCGGGGCTGGTGACTCTGGCGGGTAGGCTGCCCTGTATCTTAGGCAGCGGGGTGATGCGTTCGGGGCGGAAGATGCTGTCGGCGGGGATGGCGGTGAAAGTATGGCTGTATGCTTGGTCGCGGCTGCCGCTGTGGGTGAGTGACACCGCCAACCAGCCGTTGGGCGCTTCGCTGAAGCTCGGGGCCGTCTGAAACACCAGGCCGGGGCTGAGGGCGGTAATGTTGCCGCTGCCGGAGGCAACAATACGGCGGCTGTAGTCGAGCTGTTGCAGTAAGGCCGTCTGAAGTTGGGCTTCTGCGGGTGTCTTTTGATGCAAACCCCAATGGCTGTCGCTGCCGAGTAAGACGCTGCTGTCGCTTTCCTTATCTTTAGCTGTTACTTGGGACGACAAATCGGTATCGGCATCGCGGTAGTTGTAGTCGCCGACGCGGATGGATTCGAGGATGGGGTTGTGTTTTACCTGTAAGGCGAACACCGCTTCGGCTCCGACGCTCTCCAATCCGCCGTGGGGGCGGTAGGGATAGGGAAAGGTATTACCGCGAAAATAATGGGCGGTATCGTCACCGAATACCGCCACATCGCCATATTGGGCATTCTGCTCGAAGGCGTACCAGATGCCTTCTTCTTCGCACAGCCGGTTGAGAAAGGCGAAGTCGCTTTCCTGATACTGGGTCACATACTCGCGCACACCGTATTCGCGTGAGGTATTGAAACGGAAATCAACGCCGGAGAAGCCGTGGTGTTTCAGCAGCGACGAAATAATGTCGGGCACGTTTTGGTTTTGAAACAGACGCGAAGTGCGGTGATGCTTCAATGCGGCGATGCGGGGTTCCAATACCATGCGGTAACGGGTTTCGTCGGCCGATACCGACAACTTCTCGCAGGAAGTGATGATGCCGCTCCATTCCTTCAACGGCTCGGGAGCCAACATCCCTTCGATCAATCCCAACACATCAGAGCTTACCGGCGTCACCGTAAACTTAGCCGCCTGGTTGATGTACGACGACAGCGGCAAATCGGCATCGGCGGAAGTGAGTTCGATGTCGAGACGGTAGGCTGTATTCAATGCTTCGGTGGCGGTGAAGGAGACGACGGAGAGGGAGGGGCTGAAACGGGAGAAGGTGAGGTGGTAGGATTGGGTTTGGGTCATCGCGGGCGTTCCAAAGCGGTGTGTACAAAGGGAAATTATGCTTTAGAAATATAGCAGAACGGATATTTATTTTCCATTTGCATATGATAAAAGGCCGTCTGAAAGTTTCAGACGGCCTTTGCACAAAAAAAGATAAATTTAAAACTTGTAAAATGTGAGTCTGTTAAAACCCTACATACTGCTTGGAAACAACATACGTTATTGATTTGTATTTATATGTTGTAGATTGATTTTGGTGGGTCCGGTGGGGTTCGAACCCACGACCAAGGGATTATGAGTCCCCTGCTCTAACCCCTGAGCTACAGACCCGGTTAGAAAGGAAAGGGTGCTATTGTAGCACAATTTGCTGCTTGAACAAGGCCGGGCCTTTGCAAAATCTCCGGATGCGTATACGGTTCAAGGCGGGTAGCACGGCGCGCAGACATAGCGCATGCCGATACTGAATGCTGTGGCATCCGGTGTGTTTGTTATAATGAACAAACCTTAAATTTGTTTAAAACTGCTGCCTGCGCCACGAGCCGGTGCAATGGCAGGCTTGGGAAAGCATGTAACGGTTTATCGAACCGCAGCGGCCTCCCAAACCGTTTTCAGACGGCCTCGAAAGTAATCTTAATGAAATACAACGATCTGCGTGATTTTATTCAAAAGCTTGAGCGGGAAAACAAACTCAAGCGTATCGGTTTGCCGGTTTCTCCCCATTTGGAAATGACCGAAATCGCCGACCGCGTATTGCGCTCCGGCGGGCCGGCGTTATTGTTTGAAAATCCGGTGCGGAAAGACGGTTCGCGTTACGATTTTCCCGTGCTGGCCAATCTGTTCGGCACGCCCGAGCGGGTGGCGATGGGCATGGGTGCGGCGGATGTGTCGCAATTGCGCGAAATCGGCAAAACGCTGGCTTATCTGAAAGAACCGGAGCCGCCCAAAGGCATTAAAGACGCGTTTTCCAAACTGCCGCTGCTGAAAGACATTTGGAGCATGGCGCCGAATGTGGTGAAAAAAGCGCCGTGCCAAGAAATCGTGATTGAAGGCGACGATGTCGATTTAAACAAACTGCCGATTCAGCATTGTTGGCCGGAAGACGTTGCACCGTTGGTAACATGGGGGCTTACCGTTACCCGAGGCCCGCATAAAAAACGCCAGAATTTAGGCATTTACCGCCAGCAGCTTATCGGCAAAAACAAGCTGATTATGCGCTGGCTGGCACACCGCGGCGGCGCGTTGGATTTTCAGGCGCATAAAAAAGCCCACCCCGGCGTGCCGTATCCGGTGGCGGTGGTGTTGGGCTGTGATCCGGCCACCATTTTGGGGGCGGTAACGCCGGTGCCGGATACCTTGAGCGAATATCAGTTTGCCGGTTTGCTGCGTGGTTCGCGTACCGAATTGGTGAAATGTATCGGCAATGATTTGCAAGTGCCTGCGCGTGCCGAAATCGTGCTCGAAGGCGTTATCCACCCCGATGAAACCGCGCTGGAAGGGCCTTACGGCGACCACACCGGCTATTACAACGAACAGGATTGGTTTCCGGTGTTTACGGTGGAACGCATTACCATGCGCGAAAATCCGATTTACCACAGCACTTATACCGGCAAACCGCCCGACGAACCTGCCGTGCTGGGCGTGGCCTTAAACGAAGTGTTCGTGCCGCTGTTGCAAAAGCAGTTTCCCGAAATCGTCGATTTCTACCTGCCGCCCGAAGGCTGTTCGTACCGTATGGCCGTGGTCAGCATCAAAAAGCAATACGCGGGCCACGCCAAACGCGTGATGATGGGCTGCTGGAGTTTTCTGCGCCAGTTTATGTACACCAAATTCATTGTGGTGGTGGACGACGATGTGGACTGCCGAGACTGGAAAGAAGTGATTTGGGCGATTACCACCCGCATGGATCCCGTGCGCGATACGGTATTGGTGGAAAACACGCCGATCGATTATCTCGACTTTGCCAGCCCCGTTTCAGGCTTGGGCGGCAAAATGGGCTTGGATGCCACCAACAAATGGCCGGGCGAAACCGACCGCGAATGGGGGCGCGTGATTGAACGCGATAAAGCTACGGTGGCGAAAGTGGATGCGATTTGGAACGAACTGGGTTTGTGATCAGGCGTTTCAAGTCAAATAAATACTTGTTGATAACATGCGTTGCACAATGAATTTCATGCCGATGCGATTCTACAAACCAAACGCATCGGCATGAAATTCAATGTGCACGTCTATAAAGCTGGCAACAAAATAATAGCCGTGATCGTAGCCTTTGCGCAGGTTAAACTGCACATTGAAACCGTTGGCGCGGGCGGCAGATACAAATTTTTCGGGCTGCAATTCTTGCGGATAAAACGGATCGGCATCCCCCTGATCTATCAACACCGGCAGCTTATGCCCAACCTTCCCGACCAATTTTGTGCTGTCGTACTGCGCCCAAAGGCTTTCGTTTGCACCCAAATAAGCGGTAAAAGCCTGCCTGCCCAAAGGCGTTTCGCTCGGATTCACAATCGGGGCAAGTGCCGACACGGCCGCATAGCGGTTAGGGTTGTTCAAAGCAATGTGTAACGCACCGTGCCCGCCCATACTGTGCCCGACAATGCTGCGCTGATTATTCACGGGAAAATGCGCTTCGATAAGTTCGGGCAATTCGTGCGCCACATAATCATACATTTGGTAATGCTGCGCCCACGGTTCTTGAACGGCATTCACATAAAACCCTGCTCCCAAACCGATTTCGCCATTGCCTTGCGGCACACCTTCGCCGCGGGGGGAAGTATCGGGAACCACCAAAGCCATGCCCCAATGTGCGGCAAAACGCTGCGCCCCCGATTTAACCGAAAAGTTTTCATCGGTGCAGGTTAGACCCGACAGCCAATACAGCACGGGCACGCGGTAGCCCTGCAAAGCCTGCGGCGGCAGGTAAACGGAAAACGCCATATCCGTACCGGTGGAGCGGGATCGGTGGGTATAACGCTCATGGCGGCCGTTAAACATTTTATGGGCGGAAATTAAAATCGGTGCGTTCATCATCAAAGCCTTATTCAAAGCCTATATTACGGGCATTGAGGCCGTCTGAATGTTTCAGACGGCCTCAATGCAATGCCGGCAAGCGGGATTACAAACCCAGTTCCCAAGTGCTTTGCGGA comes from the Neisseria dumasiana genome and includes:
- a CDS encoding DUF2931 family protein; this encodes MKFRGALKNWLLSSVAIIYLLIGIMYWGVDEVRKMNGFSWGVRMADATFVYQPDKSLGLDADAIYATSKYSTDFYRNDGTIVRSIDGGGGAWGRGDIPMGGNPRFGLLPQRLGLTYYSRFENKFYQLDEPLPTEQIKELMTKEFFHLTIPGETTADRAVYDTLEIAIAPDGWVTLNAFTASARKELVSWQAEQVFPTIEEAKQSGNSHWESSLRYDLDPKNRKEYLNRTMSDFSNFYYTYMVGHKKISAEWYKQMQVKYPWYLDIEVDGGEWNGEYYVEFANTEKGPVIGKDAVVEAKNTLKAIPTAIWFWVIEKETGKRWSIKLNMIDIPAWQDGQYLNTYDDKSLNKLYRIFQTQFPGRTRTNNEQVPASHDFGVLKLKFNGRLKLTDAYLEKGEQKIHLPEAKLHQAFETGQTVYD
- the fghA gene encoding S-formylglutathione hydrolase, with protein sequence MNAPILISAHKMFNGRHERYTHRSRSTGTDMAFSVYLPPQALQGYRVPVLYWLSGLTCTDENFSVKSGAQRFAAHWGMALVVPDTSPRGEGVPQGNGEIGLGAGFYVNAVQEPWAQHYQMYDYVAHELPELIEAHFPVNNQRSIVGHSMGGHGALHIALNNPNRYAAVSALAPIVNPSETPLGRQAFTAYLGANESLWAQYDSTKLVGKVGHKLPVLIDQGDADPFYPQELQPEKFVSAARANGFNVQFNLRKGYDHGYYFVASFIDVHIEFHADAFGL
- a CDS encoding T6SS phospholipase effector Tle1-like catalytic domain-containing protein, with protein sequence MGFETKGKSPQQRQTVQGHASSNGRNLSQVQVQGSTLTVNVFFDGTKNNLYNIEDRRKNTTKYANKDKDDYESYFNDYSNVAHLFNSRARRIPRTSWVYIEGIGTGANDINEEDRKRIQAAAQSQQASKEQKRKLYTDSTKGFAMGSGSTGIKQRVEQSFEKIQTQVRGDHGTIIPAIIRLNVFGFSRGAAAARYFIHLVKSQPQRFKGWNLKSANITVGFVGLFDTVSSYHPGMMIPEYKVIERERDLFEDVSELHLNFSRGYADKVFHITALDEYRKYFSLTTIRSAVKQGFGFEVALNGAHADIGGSYPNNSKESFMASGDAASLLKRWFVKQGFYTDEQTSYKAQVSIKDEHGKNFYTPATLYVSRSSVSNHYHKVPFKAMRLMAEKYAVNVQFDKDKAEKIEQSPHKEIQSLLNTMPAKIMRAAANGWGQSINMALPESYAKAFRNRFIHWSAKNETGYELRLKDGLPYRKTHQG
- a CDS encoding IS1595 family transposase, encoding MKITHCKLKKSLQRKLLEYFVLEVTARSAADILGIQPNTAILFYRKIRLVISHHLALEADQVFEGTIELDESYFGGKRKGKRGRGAAGKVVVFGILKRGGKVYTVVVNNARKESLFPVITRKITPDSVVYTDCLSSYDVLDVSGFHHHRINHSKKFADRHNHINGIENFWNQAKRVLRKYNGIDRKSFPLFLKECEFRFNFGTPKQQLKTLRLWCGV
- the ubiD gene encoding 4-hydroxy-3-polyprenylbenzoate decarboxylase gives rise to the protein MKYNDLRDFIQKLERENKLKRIGLPVSPHLEMTEIADRVLRSGGPALLFENPVRKDGSRYDFPVLANLFGTPERVAMGMGAADVSQLREIGKTLAYLKEPEPPKGIKDAFSKLPLLKDIWSMAPNVVKKAPCQEIVIEGDDVDLNKLPIQHCWPEDVAPLVTWGLTVTRGPHKKRQNLGIYRQQLIGKNKLIMRWLAHRGGALDFQAHKKAHPGVPYPVAVVLGCDPATILGAVTPVPDTLSEYQFAGLLRGSRTELVKCIGNDLQVPARAEIVLEGVIHPDETALEGPYGDHTGYYNEQDWFPVFTVERITMRENPIYHSTYTGKPPDEPAVLGVALNEVFVPLLQKQFPEIVDFYLPPEGCSYRMAVVSIKKQYAGHAKRVMMGCWSFLRQFMYTKFIVVVDDDVDCRDWKEVIWAITTRMDPVRDTVLVENTPIDYLDFASPVSGLGGKMGLDATNKWPGETDREWGRVIERDKATVAKVDAIWNELGL
- a CDS encoding type VI secretion system Vgr family protein encodes the protein MTQTQSYHLTFSRFSPSLSVVSFTATEALNTAYRLDIELTSADADLPLSSYINQAAKFTVTPVSSDVLGLIEGMLAPEPLKEWSGIITSCEKLSVSADETRYRMVLEPRIAALKHHRTSRLFQNQNVPDIISSLLKHHGFSGVDFRFNTSREYGVREYVTQYQESDFAFLNRLCEEEGIWYAFEQNAQYGDVAVFGDDTAHYFRGNTFPYPYRPHGGLESVGAEAVFALQVKHNPILESIRVGDYNYRDADTDLSSQVTAKDKESDSSVLLGSDSHWGLHQKTPAEAQLQTALLQQLDYSRRIVASGSGNITALSPGLVFQTAPSFSEAPNGWLAVSLTHSGSRDQAYSHTFTAIPADSIFRPERITPLPKIQGSLPARVTSPGNYTYAYIDNMGRYRVKLPFDLDEWSPGGESRPIRLAKPYAGPDYGQHFPLHEGTEVMLSFVQGNPDRPYISGVMHDSSHPDHVPADWNTRNVIRTWANNKLRMEDKQGQEHIKLATEYGKTQLNLGHIVDSQRQKRGDNGEGFELRTDSWGALRAGKGLFISADAQNQASGQVLDMDVAYAILEEMMGLAQGLNKAAQSAKSELAETKAQIEQLENSLKELKQAGIIQSAPNGIASVTKQSQLHTANKHIHHISGRDTNISAGKNFTVHAAESVNLFAQNSGARFQANRGKVAIQAQNDELQLNALKDAVVTSSEEKVIIAAKKEILLTSGGGYIKIKDGNVEIGCPNLIRFRAPFNVTGNHSMDYPTEMPNPGNDEMFVLVDELGKPIPNFAYKITTASGEIYRGFTNSRGEAIRVYTGSNIEDMLFEADTNEDHVDK